Within Phocoena phocoena chromosome 9, mPhoPho1.1, whole genome shotgun sequence, the genomic segment TGAGGAGTGGGCTTGGTAGAGTGCTTAGATAGAAGAgtggtttgtgttttgtttttttgggggggggcgtggtttggggtttttgttttttgagttttatatAAGTTAAGTGaattaatgtttgtttttaacatctttattggagtctaagaatagtgtttttttaatttttgaattttttggcCCCCcctgcgcagcttgcaggatcctagttccccgagcagggaccaaacccgtgccccctgcagtggaagctcggagtcttaaccaccagggaagtcctgacagaATAGTTTTAATTCCTCTCCAGCAAGGAGGCAAAAACCTAGAAGTCCCTGAACCTCCAGCACCGCTCTTAGACGGTCCAAGGGCAGAAGGTAGAGGAACTGTCTGCTTGACCGCGGGGGTTGTCTGAGGTGGGGTACAGGTGAAAACAAAGGGCTCTTTGTGAAGAGAGCGCGAGTGCTTTGAGTATGGAAGAGAAAGACTGCCCAGCTTTAGATTTCAGGGTGCTTTAACCTCCAGGAAAGCACGTTTCCCACCGCCGCCTCCTCACAGCGGTTGTGAAAGGCGGCTGTGACTCGAATGCCTTCTGCACCTTCCCGATTAAAGAATGTAGAGTACAGGGAATTAAGCGATGAGCCTCACTGAGTGCTACTGGGGTCAGGGCAGACCTCAGGCCCCGGGACGCAGGAGTGGGGTAGGGTCCTGACTGCCTAGCGGGGCACTAACTGGGCGTCCCTCCCACCCAGGCTCAGATCCGGAACCTGACCGTGCTGACCCCTGAGGGGGAGGCAGGCCTGAGCTGGCCCATTGGGCTCCCGGCCCCTTTTACACCACACTCTCGTTTTGAGGTGCTGGGCTGGGACTACTTCACAGAGCAGCACACCTTCTCCTGTGCAGACGGGGCCCCCAAGTGCCCACTGCAAGGGGCTAGCAGGGCAGATGTGGGCGACGCCGTGGAGACTGCTTTGGAGCAGCTGAATCGGCGCTATCAGCCCCGCCTGCGCTTCCAGAAGCAGCGGCTTCTCAACGGCTACCGGCGCTTTGACCCAGCGCGGGGCATGGAGTACACCCTGGACCTGCTGCTGGAAGCCGTGACGCAGCGCGGGCACCGGCGGTCCCTGGCCCGCAGGGTCAGCCTGCTGCGGCCCCTGAGCCGGGTGGAGATCCTCCCCATGCCCTACGTCACCGAGGCCACCCGCGTGCAGCTGGTGCTGCCGCTGCTGGTGGCTGAAGCCGCCGCGGCCCCTGCGTTCCTGGAGGCCTTTGCAGCCGGTGTCCTGGAGCCGCGAGAGCATGCCCTACTCACCCTGTTGCTGGTCTATGGGCCGCGGGAAGGGGGCCGAGGGGCCCCGGACCCGTTTCTTGGGGTGAAGGCTGCAGCGGCTGAGTTGGAACGACGGTACCCTGGGACGAGGCTGGCCTGGCTCGCTGTGCGCGCGGAGGCCCCTTCCCAGGTGCGGCTCCTGGATGTGGTCTCTAAGAAGCACCCCGTGGACACGCTCTTCTTCCTCGCCACCGTGTGGACCAGGCCCGGGCCCGAGGTCCTCAACCGCTGCCGCATGAACGCCATCTCCGGCTGGCAGGCCTTCTTCCCGGTCCACTTCCAGGAGTTCAGCCCCGCCCTGGCACCACAGAGATCTCCCCAAGGGCCCCCGGGGGCCGGCCCCGACCCCCCGTCCCCTCCTGGTGCTGAGCCTGCCCGGGGGGCTCCCGTTGGGGGCAGGTTTGACCGACAGGCTTCCGCAGAGGGCTGCTTCTACAACGCTGACTACCTGGCGGCCCGAGCCCGGCTGGCTGGTGAGCTGGCGggccaggaagaggaggaagccctggaggggctggaggtgaTGGATGTTTTCCTCCGGTTCTCAGGGCTCCACCTTTTCCGGGCCGTGGAGCCAGGGCTGGTGCAGAAGTTCTCCGTGCGTGACTGCAGCCCTCGGCTCAGCGAGGAGCTCTACCACCGCTGCCGCCTGAGTAccctggaggggctgggggcccgcGCGCAGCTCGCTGTGGCTCTGTTCGAGCAGGAGCAGGCCAATAGCACGTAGCGCGGCCCGGGGCCCCGCCCCCACTTAGGGCCCTTCGGCCTTGGCCCCGGCAAGGCGGGGCCACACGGACGGACAGGTGGAGGGCTTGTTGCTGTATTTCCGAATAAGAAAATGTCATTAAAAGTGTCGTCTGCCGAACTGTTTCTAGGTCTAGGGAAAATGGAGTAAGAAGACtctgagggagggggtggggagtttCCCAGAGGGACCCActgccctcccctgcctcctccctccccagttaCCAATGACCACACGGCTGTTATTAGGTGAACACCTTTAATCCAGTCCCTGCCTCACCCGAgaggcgagagagagagaggtgaggcGAGGCGTCTGTCCGGGTGGTGGCAGAGCCCTAGGGCACGGGGCAGGGCCTGAGGCCCGCATCGGTGTTGGGCGCTGGCTCGCACGGGGCTCCTAGGTGTTGCGCACAACCAGGGACTGCTCCAGCTCCTGCCTGCGCTGCTGGATCTGTAGCGGAGTGAGAGCGGGAGCAGGTTACCTGCTGCTGGTGAGTGACGGGACCCCACCCGCCCTGGAGAGGAATCCGGAGCGGTGGCGGAGGCCTGCGGGGGCCCTTCACACCTTGCAGTAGAAGTAGCGGCTGACGGCTTCCTGGGACCAGGGCTGGTGGTAGAACTCAGCCCGGCGCTCCTCCTCAGGGTTGCCTGCCACATCTGTCATCACCTGGGAGGGAGCAGTGGGGTCAGCCCCGAGCCCGGACCCCCTCCAGCCCCTGTGAACAACGTTTACTGTCTTCCCGATGTGCTTGTCTTCCATCCAGTGCTCCCTGAGTCCCCTTCACCTTGAGGTCCCGGCTCTGGGAGCGGAGGAGGTCTTGGATGTAGCCTTTGGGGTCTCTGGAGAAGCTTAGCATGAAGTCTCTCTGGATCTTGAGCTGGTTTATGGACTCAATCGTCTCATGGATCTACAGGTAGAAAGACAGGCTTTCACCTGGCCGTGCTGATGTGTGAGAGGAAGggaaacggggggggggggtgcggtacaggggtggggaaggggtttgCTGTTGTGCCTTTGAAGGGCAATCCCTCAGGTCCCTGATGCCCAGGCAGTCCCAGGGAAAGTGGGATGGGCGGAGCTCCAAGTAGCGAGGGAAGGGCCACCtcccccccttcctctctccataGGCCCACGTTCTTGTCTGTTTTGTCTGTGCTTCTGTCACTTTTGGGTTAACGTCCCACTCCAGCTCTGGGCTCTGGCCCCACCTTACTGTCCAGGGCGCTGATCTCCTGCTGGTTGGCCGTGGACAGGAGGAAGCTGCTCATCTGTCCCTTCAGTGGCTCCTCTACCTCCACATCAATGTCATAGCATGCCGTCTTCTTCTGGTCTGATGGGTCCacgctgccagggaagtccaaccctTGGCATCCATGCCGCCCCCACAGAGGCCAAGGGCGCTGGGGCCCGAAGCAGAGGGGAGGggcggtgtgtgtggggggggaggcagaaggaggggcagggagggcaggaccACCACAGAGATTCCCTGTTCTGAGGAGCAGCCGGGGGCCTCACCTGATGACGTGGTTGATGACAATTGGGTCAGGGGGCAATAGCAGAGCTGTGAGGCGCTGGGGAATCTCAGAAAACTTCAGCCGGGGACAATCAAAAATCtgaagtgggagagagagatCGCTCTTCTGTGCTGAAAGAGCATAGTTTCCATTCTGAAAAGGCCACGAGAAGCCAGTGCTCACGGGGCTGGGGCCAGGTGGGCTGTGACCCGAGGAGCGCTGACGGGGAGGGGTGTGCAGTGCGTGGGTGAGAGCACAGGCCCTGGGTCGGCCGGCCCGGGTGTAAGTCCTGCTTCCGCCGCTCACTGTGCAACCCTGAGCAACTTACTTAACATCTCCTcctgagtttcttcatctctggAAAGGGGATGGTAACGGTATCTATCTCAAGGGGTTGTTGGAATTAAATGAGTCCGTTACACATGAAGTGCTTGGAACGGGCTTGGCATGTggttaagtactcaataaatagcaACTGTTATTTTTCCTAAGGTCTAtctgttgtatttatttaaaaattattattaaaaatattattaataatctcTGGTTTGGTAGAACTCTTGTCAAATCACTTCCACAGCAATCTGATTCTCCTAACTGCCCGGTGGGCTAGATGGGACAGGTATTGTTATCACCCTGTTGTAGGGATAAGGAACAAGGCTCAAAATAGCTAAATAATCTACCCAGAGTCTAGACCCGGGACTAGGACTCGGGGATCCTAATTCCAAGTGACAAGAATGTGTTCCCCAAAGCTGTTGGCCTCCTGGGGTTCCAGGTCTTCCTCACCTGGGGTGGCTACGATGGGCGGGCCACCGCACAGAGCTGTGCCATGGCAGAGCCTGGACTAGAACCCTGGTCTCTGGCTCCGAGACCGTTTCCGACGGAGTCGAGAAGGGAGTGGGGGGTGTCACCTTAGTAGGGGCACTTCCCCTACCGCTAACTCTGCCTGCTCCCCGGGGCCCCGGGCTCGGGGGAGAGGGTACCTGCTGGAAATACTTGTCCCCGTTGATGTATTCCTTGTCGTGCGAGTCCTGCAGCCTGTTGGTCTTCACGTACTGCCACAGGGCCTGGACGATGGCTGAGCGGCTCTGTGTGTGCAACCCCAGCAGGCGGGCCAGGCGGGGATCCAGTTTGAActggggaggctgggaaaagGTGACCATGAAAATGAGGTAAAAGAGAGAGTGGAAAGCGCTCAGGGCCAGGCGGCTTGGGACTCAGCGCGgatgcggtgcctgggcttctcagaaACGTGCTCTGgagagggcggggtggggaggagaaCGGGATCTCTCAGGATGCGCACCTTTGAGGCCGAGGCCCGCCCGTCTAGGAGAAAGGGCGTGGGGGTGTGAGGGCCTCACGTGGCGTCGGGGGGGCGGGGCACACACCTGGTAGTCCAGCATCAGGAGCAGCGTGCAGTGGACGCTCAGGTCCCCCGGCCTCTTTACCTGGAACCCATCCGTCTCCTGCGTGGTGGGCGTCCGGTGCCACTGTCCAGGGTATAAGAGCCGGCTCACCTCACCGGCCCGACCGAGCTGGTGGGGCTAGAGCCCTGGTGGCGGGGGCTCCCTCATCCAAACCCGTGCAGCTGACGGGACTGTGTGGTGTGTGGAAGACGGGCAGGTTCGAGGGCAGAGGGGGTCTGGGCCTTACCTCCACTAGGTGGTTGTCAGGGCCGTAAAGGTCTTTGTCCAGCTCAATGACCAAACtcttgaagaaggaagaaaacttcCGCTTCTGCTTGCTCGGCTGTGGGAGAGGAGCGGACCGTGGGGGCGGAACAGGGACCGTCGGGGCAGAATGAGTTGGGAgcagggtgtggggtgggggggctggttGGGCAGGGTAGCACAGTCAGAAGCAGGCCTCCAGCCAGACGTCTCTctagacccccccccccccgccaacccCGGCCAGGGCCGACTTCCTAGCCCTGAGTGCTGGCAGTCTGGTACTGTCCTGGGCTCAGCCCCATACCCACCCCAGGACACCTGGAGAGACCTGGGCCAGGACGTACGTCATCCAGGAGCTTCCCCTCCACCCGCAGCTCCCAGGAGGCGATGCTGCCATCAGAGTCCTCAGCATCGGGCTTCGCAGGGTTAAAAGTGTTGGAGATATAAAGACGCAGCTTCCGCTTTTGCTGTAGAGATAAAGAGCGTAGTACAGAGCCAAGCCCCAGCGTGAGCCCGCTTCTCCATTCTGGGAATAGGACTTAGCCCCCTCTTCCTGCCCCCAAGCCAAGGCACCTTCATTGGCCTCTTCAGAGCCTCCTGGATGTCCACCCGCTTCCGCATGATGGTTTGATCCAGTTTCCTCTCAAAGGCCAGGAGGTCCATGTAAGCCTGGGACTCTGGGACCAGCTCCCGGATCTGGAAGAGGAGGAACAAGGCTGGGAACCAGGGGCTCAGCCAGCCTTGCAGGTGGAATGTGCGTGCGTCATGTGGTCCCAGGACACAAAGAGCGTGGCGGGGAGCTGGCCAGGAGGTTCAGGGCGTGGAACTTTGGGAGCAGGAGCGAGAGCTCTCCCCAGGACTCCGAATCCAGCAATAAAGGCCTTGACGTGTGGGGATTAAAAACTGCTTCTCCCACTAGGGAGAAGCAGTGCATCTCATCACTAGGGGCGGCCAGAGCACCCAGGGAGCCCAGCAAGCGCGAGGGCTTCACCTCCTCGTCTTGTCCTCTCCCTTGTCACATGGCCTCTGGGTTTCCCTTGGGTGTCTGCAAAGTGGAGAGCACGGACCCTGGCGTCCCTGGGACAGGTGATGTCGCTGCCTGCCTCTACCCTGGCTCATGGCTGCTCAACCATGCTACTCCTTAGCTAGCTCGGCCTGGGTCCTCTTACGATGCCTGCGCCCTTCACTCCCCCTGCCAGCCTGTGATCCCCgagctctcctctcctctttgtcCCACGCTTTTATGTCTTCATACCGCTGGAATTCAACCGACTGCACCCCAGACCCAGTATCTTAACCCTATGGCTCCGcttcttccctccaccccaccccctccctctggcCTGGGGAGCCTCACTTCTTAATTAGCTTTTTGAACAAAAAGTGAAAGTGACTGTGATGCTGAAGCGCAGCtcctgaggggggaggggaagaggcacggggtggcggggaggagggaaggagggcggAGCAGcaaagggtggggggtgggctgggggctgctgTGAAAGGCACTCACCCTTTGAGGGAGGATTTTGTCAGCCATCTTCCTCCTCTTGGcactgtacattttttaaagaaaaaaccagGTTACCATGGCGACAGATCTGGGAGTAACGAGGCCACCTGCTAAATTATCCCGACATCTCAGCCCGCCTGGCTGGGGTTCCCACAGCCCGCTCGTCTGCCTGCCCAAGGGGCTATGATGCTGGTGTGGGGCACTGGTGCTCTGTCCTCTCAGGGGGGAGCAGAGGTGACCCCGTCCTTTCTCCAGCCTGGGAGCCCCTTTCTGCTCCACCACATCCTCAGGGCCATCGAAGTGAGACTTAgaaggggctgggggtaggggagcTGCAGAAGCCTTTGAGGAAagctgggaagaggggaggacagaggagagggaggatggaTTCTGAGGACTCTCTTTCTCTGCTAAGCAGGGGTGCACGGTCCAAGGTGGCCTGAGCTCAAAGGGAGGGGAGCTGACACCCCTGGCCCATCCCTGGAGCAGGAAATGATGGTGTGAAGCTGGTGAGGACTTGCACCCCTGCCACCCTGGGCTTGGAAGGGGACACTGATGGGCAGGAGGTGCTCATACCCTTGGGCCACCTGCCAGCAGGGTCCAGGGACACACCCATAGGTATCCAGGGAGAGTGGATAGGACGTTCTCCTGAGGGGTGGGGCTGTGGCTGGACCTGGGGTAGCAGCTGGGACTTGGACTCCATCCACTAGCTGCTTCTGACTCCCAAAAGCACCCCAGAAAATCCTTGGCAAGTAGAAATTCGAACCCAGCCTAGAGGATGGCTGCATACTGCCCCCTTGTGgtgttctcaaccactgccccctCTCTGTCCAAAAATCTGTTCTAAGGCTAGGCAAGCAGTTTTCATTAAAGGTCTGATTTGTTTTGAAGAAATTATCTATGTGAAACTCTCCATTTATACAAGCTAAATCAGGGACTCTTTACTGTATAAAAGAATGACTCACTTTGCAAAAGAATTCATCATGGGATTCCTATAAATGGTGAATTTTCCTTgctatgtaaaaaatatttaataatgcgGTAAAATCCATATTGCACCTTTTATAAGACTCCATCTGGTGTGCAAAGGGAAGCATGTGTGTTTGGCTAAATAGTGAAACCCAGAGGGGTATCTCTCTTGCCAGGCACGCGCAGGGGCTTTTGGGGTGCCACCAGCTGGCTCAGACAAGTAAATAGGCTGGCCCTTGATGGTTTGGGGGCAGACCTGATCCAGAGGACAGATTGTGGCAACTCTTCAACATCTGATTGATAAAGAATCACCTGAGAGCACAGTGGGGCAGCGACTGGCCACCCACGGGGCACATCCCCAGGCTCCACCCCCCTGGCCAGAGATTCAGATGAAGAAGATCTGGAGTGGGGCTTTTAAACAGCCAAGCCAGCGGGTTCTGAGGAAGGCACCCTGGACAACCACACTAAGAAACACAGTCTAAAGCTCTGCCCTCAGTCCCAGTGCCAGCCCGCCTGCACCCCAAAGACTGAAGCATCACCCAGAACCTGGGGACTGGGGCggagagagggacagagcagGTGACAAGGAGAAGGGCGCGACGGCCGCAGCCTGTCTCTACGGTGGGCACACAAAGGAACCAGACCAGTGCCCCCTCAGCCCGCCTCCCGGGAGGGCATCCCACCCAGGACGCCTGTTCCCTGCCGATCGCTCTCCTCCCGCTTCCAATCCCGGTCCTCGCCCACCCCGTCCCTGCGGGTCCTGCGTCCGCCCCCTCTGCTCTGGGCCCCTCTTACCTGCGGCTCCGCGCGGGGGCGGTGGGCACCGGCTGGCCCTGGCTCTGAGCCTGGCTCTGGCCGGGCGGGGGCGCTGCTCGCTTGCGGGCGGGCTCCATGCCCGCGGGGGCCAGGCCGGGTCGCACGGCGGGGCTGCCCATGTACGGGGAGCCCGGGGGGCCCATGGGCGCCCCCTGGTGGGGCATCCGGGCTCCAGACGGCATCCCGGGGCGCTGGGGAGGCGGGGGTGAAGCAGACACAGGCGTCCGCCGGTCAGACCAGGGCCCCTGTTCCAGGCGCGGTGAGCTGCGTCTCTCCCACCCCGAGCCCCCGGCCCGTGACCCTGCTGCCGACGGCTCGAGCGAGGGGTGGGCGGGGGCGCCGGAACCGCGCAGCTTTGGCGGAGGGGGGCTTTGCGTCTCGCTGCAGGAAGCTAACTGAAGCCAGGCAACCGCACAGGGCACTGCCAGCCTCGGATTTGCGGAAGGGGCCGCGAAAATGAATATTAATGGCGCCTTTCAACCTTTTTAAAGGATGTTCACATCCACATGCTCCTCTGCAAGACAGTCGGAGCGGGTCCTTCTCtccccacttgacagatgaggcAACCGCGGCTCAAGGAGAAAAGCAACCTAGCCAAGGTCACGCAGCTCCTCCCGGCGAAGGCAGCGCTGAGCGGCCGTTTCCTGAGGGGCTTTTTGCTCTCCGCTGCTTCGTTTAGTTTAGGGGCTGGGCTCCCTGCTCGGACTTCTGCTGCCCCTCTTCCCGTTCCCTGCTTCCCAGTCCATTTCCTGGGCTGTCCTGCCTGGAACTCACCCTTCCCATTTCAACCCACTCTTCTCTCTGGGCCCCTGCCTTTGACGCCTCAGCCCtgatccccacccccttcctctgaTTCCAAGCCTCCCCAGGCAGGGGCTTTGCTGACGTAGCCCATCCCCATAATTTGCTCTCAAGGTGAAGGCTGGAGGCAACCTGAGGGACTGAGGTCAGACCTCACCAGGATTCTccgatggggggtggggggaggcttaACTGGAGATGGGAGGTCCAGAGGGCTTGGGTAGGTCAAAAGTAGCAGCATTTCCTCTTATAGCCATCTCTCCCTGCCCATCCACCCGAATCACCAGAGATGGTCCCATCCTCCAGACCGCCTCTACTCCCCACTCTGCCCCAgtgaggtcagaagtctgggttCGCAGGGGGCCACGGAGAGGGAGATGAGGCAGGTGTATTCCTTTGCCGCTACCCCGGTGCTCAGGGATGTAGATGACATCAAATGTATTGAGTGAAGTGGCCCACAGACTTTTAAAACCTCACTTGTCCAGATTTCAGAAGAGGGGTTGGGGAGGGTCTGAGGGGCTGTCAAGTGGAggctgggtgggatgggggctggagagcaggaaggagatTTAGCGAGTGATGGTTGCAGACCCTGTGCCCCTGATACCATTCGAGCACCACCCACTTTACCCCCAGGAGTGCAGCTGCTCCCAGGAACAGGGAGCAGAGCCCTAATCCTGGGCTTGGTGAATCCCTTCTAACTGCCGACTCTCCCTCCGGTCCCTCCTGCCTGCGCTACGTCTAACCCTAACCCCCAGCCAGCCAGCTGTCTCTGCCCATCGCCTCTGCGGTGAAACCTGCCTGTCCATGTGtctgcctcccctgccccacctgacCCTGTCACTCACACCTCCAGGGTGGCAGCCCAGAATGGAGCCCACGCCGGCCATTCCCCACCAGCACAGATGGGCCACTGGGAGTGGGGCTCCCAGCCACCCAAGAACTGAAGCTCTAAGTTGGCCAAATAAAAAATCCACGTGTATAGTCCCTCTCCCCCCTAGATGGGCCTTTTAAAAGGGACTCCCCAGGCAGCAACATTAGGACTGGTCACTAGGCTGACTGACATGGAAGTTAGCCCAGAGAGCCCAGTGGCTGGAGGACAGCTGCCCCGGGGGAGCCCCTTTCCCCATCAGATGCTCTCCCACTTAACAAGGCCAGTGGTACTCACTGATCTGCTGAAGAGGCCCTGAGAGGGAGACTTCCAGAGCCCCCAGAGGGCTGTGCCAGCCACCAGGGATCGGCGAAGGGCCAAAATTCTAGGGACTCTGGCCTCTTTTGCTGAGAACATGCCTTCCTTGGGGTCACAACCAAATGTGGCCGCTGTAAACCTGACTGCCTCCTCTATATTGGGCTCCAGCACCAGCACCCATCCCAAGTCCTGGAGCCCCTGCCTCTCCTATTCCACCGCCCTTCCAACCTATTCCCATCCTCTCAGGTCCTCTGGGCTCCCTCAGGCTCCCGGTGGACCTTCCAAGCTTGCTTGTGGCAGGACGGTGCTGCCCGGCCCCTTTGGTCTCTAGGCCTCGCGTCCCTGACTCCAGCCCTTCCTTCACACCTTTGAGGCATTAGGGAcatcagcttctggtggctgagTCTGCCGAGGGATCCTCAGACCCCTTAACTTGGGGTCTGTCCCTAGAGAGGGCCTCTCTCTGGCCTTGATGGCAGAGGCCATCAGCAAAGCCCCAGAGTCTTCCTGCCGGGATGCAGAGGTTGTTCAGCCCTAGGGCTTCCGGCTCACAGTGCCTACAGGGTCACCTGCTCCTTGCtcctgagacacagagaaacacTGTCCCAACGGATTAACAGCCCAGCCCAGCGATGccatgtcccccacccccacccccagggcagggGTAACACCTGGGCCCACAAGGAAAAGAACGGAAGACAACACGTCGGGTACCTAGGGGAGCCCCCACTTGAGGGGTACAGTCCCCgagtcccacccccagcccctgacaggAACCCCTGCAAACGCCTCCCTTCCCCGCCCCGGGCACCCATCCCCGGCCAACCGCCTGACGACGTGTTCGGGTGCCAGGGCGCCGGCACAGTCCTGGGGCTGGGCCGCGGGCCGTGGCGCTCccgctagaggggtgggagagcgGGAGCCCCCCTCCCGGCCCCTCCCGACCATCCCTCCATTCAGCCCGAGCCAGCTCGCTCTCCCTCCCCCGCTAACTTTCCCCCACTCACCACCCCATGGACCAGAAACTCAAAAAGTTTGCTTTTCGTGGCTTTGCGCGCCCCTCCGGCAACTTCGTCCGCGGCCATCGGGGTGGGCTCAGCGGctcctctcactctctctctctctcttcctctttctttcccttttctgccttttttttttttcctccaactcTCCCCTCTGAGTCCTGCTGGGCTCTCTCACACTTCTACTCGAGcggagtggggagggggccccTTCAGGGCTGCCCTGACGGCCCACGGCccacgccgccgccgcccgcccgccgccgccgccgccgccgccgccgccgccgcggctgCAGCATTCCTGCACTGATAAGACAGAAATAGTCCGGCGGCCCGGGGTCTGCCTGTTGACTCGGCGGGGACAGAAAAGCCTGCCTTTCCAACCCTCGCTGGCCAAACAGCGCAGATAAGCGGCGAGGCACGCCGGCCAGCCCGGCTCCCGGGCGCTGGGCAGCGGCACTGCAGCCCGAGGCCGCCCGAGGGCCGCGGGGAGGCGGCGCGGGGAGGGGACGcgaggggaggtggcagggggCTCGCCGGCCCCCCGGCCTCTCGCCGCAAATAGTTTCTCGGTTAGGGAATTCGCCGGCAGGGCCAGGCAGGGAACAGTCAGTTCCAACTTTGCCCCCAAGTGGCTCCTGCTGCATTTCTGAGGCCCTTTCCCCAGAGACCTGGCAGGCCAAGTAGGGAAACATTCGCTGGAAGGAATCCGGGGGGAGCCGGAGCCCGGAGGAGGCCTTTCTCCTGCACCGGGGCGGCAGGCGTGGGTGTGCCCCGGGAGGCGGGGTGCCCCTGCGTCCACAGATGTGTGCGCCCTTGTCTCACCCGCCGTGTGTGTCTGCACCCTCGTGTGGGCACGGCTCGgggctgtgggtgtgggtgtttatgtgcgtgcacacacaaaTGCCTCCTCTGTGTGCCTCTCTCCACGAGAGCCTCCggtgcgcgcgcgtgcgtgcgtgtgcgtgcgtggcGGGACGCGGTCTGTGCCTCCCAGCCCTGTGTGAGTCTATTTCGGGGCATGTGAGTCTTTGTCTCTATGTGAGACAGTGAGGGCAGTAGGGGAGGTATTTCGGAAACAGGGAGGTGGATCAGGCTCGTGAGAACAGGAAGAGAAGCTGTGGGGGCAGGCCAGGAGCCGGCGTGGacggcgggggggcgggggcagagggaggtgagCAGGACCCGACGGCTCTGGAGtcgggggtggggtaggggaccCTGAGGAGCTGGGGCGCTGGGTGTGGGAGGGCGAGCCTCAAGACCCCAGAGAAAGCAGGGGTAGCGGTGGGGCTACAAGGGAGCCCCAGAAGCGGTGGCGTGGAGGGAGCTGGCAGTCGCTGGGGCGAAGGAGGGACAGGATACAGGAGGGGCAA encodes:
- the CHPF2 gene encoding chondroitin sulfate glucuronyltransferase isoform X2; protein product: MRLSSVLALLQPALPLILGLSLGCSLSLLRVSWIQGEGEDPCVVAVGEPGGPQNLDSGTQLDQSDEDFKPRIVPYYRDPNKPYKKVLRTRYIQTELGSRERLLVAVLTSRATLSTLAVAVNRTVAHHFPRLLYFTGQRGARTPAGMQVVSHGDERPAWLMSETLRHLHTHFGADYDWFFVMQDDTYVQAPRLAALAGHLSINQDLYLGRTEEFIGAGEQARYCHGGFGYLLSRSLLLRLWPHLDGCRGDILSARPDEWLGRCLIDSLGIGCVSQHQAQIRNLTVLTPEGEAGLSWPIGLPAPFTPHSRFEVLGWDYFTEQHTFSCADGAPKCPLQGASRADVGDAVETALEQLNRRYQPRLRFQKQRLLNGYRRFDPARGMEYTLDLLLEAVTQRGHRRSLARRVSLLRPLSRVEILPMPYVTEATRVQLVLPLLVAEAAAAPAFLEAFAAGVLEPREHALLTLLLVYGPREGGRGAPDPFLGVKAAAAELERRYPGTRLAWLAVRAEAPSQVRLLDVVSKKHPVDTLFFLATVWTRPGPEVLNRCRMNAISGWQAFFPVHFQEFSPALAPQRSPQGPPGAGPDPPSPPGAEPARGAPVGGRFDRQASAEGCFYNADYLAARARLAGELAGQEEEEALEGLEVMDVFLRFSGLHLFRAVEPGLVQKFSVRDCSPRLSEELYHRCRLSTLEGLGARAQLAVALFEQEQANST
- the CHPF2 gene encoding chondroitin sulfate glucuronyltransferase isoform X1, which gives rise to MAGPTAMRLSSVLALLQPALPLILGLSLGCSLSLLRVSWIQGEGEDPCVVAVGEPGGPQNLDSGTQLDQSDEDFKPRIVPYYRDPNKPYKKVLRTRYIQTELGSRERLLVAVLTSRATLSTLAVAVNRTVAHHFPRLLYFTGQRGARTPAGMQVVSHGDERPAWLMSETLRHLHTHFGADYDWFFVMQDDTYVQAPRLAALAGHLSINQDLYLGRTEEFIGAGEQARYCHGGFGYLLSRSLLLRLWPHLDGCRGDILSARPDEWLGRCLIDSLGIGCVSQHQGQQYRSFELAKNRDPEKEGSSAFLSAFAVHPVSEGTLMYRLHKRFSALELERTYSEIEQLQAQIRNLTVLTPEGEAGLSWPIGLPAPFTPHSRFEVLGWDYFTEQHTFSCADGAPKCPLQGASRADVGDAVETALEQLNRRYQPRLRFQKQRLLNGYRRFDPARGMEYTLDLLLEAVTQRGHRRSLARRVSLLRPLSRVEILPMPYVTEATRVQLVLPLLVAEAAAAPAFLEAFAAGVLEPREHALLTLLLVYGPREGGRGAPDPFLGVKAAAAELERRYPGTRLAWLAVRAEAPSQVRLLDVVSKKHPVDTLFFLATVWTRPGPEVLNRCRMNAISGWQAFFPVHFQEFSPALAPQRSPQGPPGAGPDPPSPPGAEPARGAPVGGRFDRQASAEGCFYNADYLAARARLAGELAGQEEEEALEGLEVMDVFLRFSGLHLFRAVEPGLVQKFSVRDCSPRLSEELYHRCRLSTLEGLGARAQLAVALFEQEQANST
- the SMARCD3 gene encoding SWI/SNF-related matrix-associated actin-dependent regulator of chromatin subfamily D member 3 isoform X1: MAADEVAGGARKATKSKLFEFLVHGVRPGMPSGARMPHQGAPMGPPGSPYMGSPAVRPGLAPAGMEPARKRAAPPPGQSQAQSQGQPVPTAPARSRSAKRRKMADKILPQRIRELVPESQAYMDLLAFERKLDQTIMRKRVDIQEALKRPMKQKRKLRLYISNTFNPAKPDAEDSDGSIASWELRVEGKLLDDPSKQKRKFSSFFKSLVIELDKDLYGPDNHLVEWHRTPTTQETDGFQVKRPGDLSVHCTLLLMLDYQPPQFKLDPRLARLLGLHTQSRSAIVQALWQYVKTNRLQDSHDKEYINGDKYFQQIFDCPRLKFSEIPQRLTALLLPPDPIVINHVISVDPSDQKKTACYDIDVEVEEPLKGQMSSFLLSTANQQEISALDSKIHETIESINQLKIQRDFMLSFSRDPKGYIQDLLRSQSRDLKVMTDVAGNPEEERRAEFYHQPWSQEAVSRYFYCKIQQRRQELEQSLVVRNT
- the SMARCD3 gene encoding SWI/SNF-related matrix-associated actin-dependent regulator of chromatin subfamily D member 3 isoform X2, encoding MPSGARMPHQGAPMGPPGSPYMGSPAVRPGLAPAGMEPARKRAAPPPGQSQAQSQGQPVPTAPARSRSAKRRKMADKILPQRIRELVPESQAYMDLLAFERKLDQTIMRKRVDIQEALKRPMKQKRKLRLYISNTFNPAKPDAEDSDGSIASWELRVEGKLLDDVRPGPGLSSKQKRKFSSFFKSLVIELDKDLYGPDNHLVEWHRTPTTQETDGFQVKRPGDLSVHCTLLLMLDYQPPQFKLDPRLARLLGLHTQSRSAIVQALWQYVKTNRLQDSHDKEYINGDKYFQQIFDCPRLKFSEIPQRLTALLLPPDPIVINHVISVDPSDQKKTACYDIDVEVEEPLKGQMSSFLLSTANQQEISALDSKIHETIESINQLKIQRDFMLSFSRDPKGYIQDLLRSQSRDLKVMTDVAGNPEEERRAEFYHQPWSQEAVSRYFYCKIQQRRQELEQSLVVRNT